CAGCTTGTCCAGAGCTTCTCCAGCAAGCACACCTGGATGGCTCTGCAGCCgcaggggtgctgctggtgacGGGCACCAGGGGAGCCCGCTCGGTTCCCGGGATGGCCCCGGAGCCAGGCGGGTGGGGATGCTCCTCCCGACACAGCAGAGCCGTGGGTTGCTGGTGCCCTCTGCAGTTGTCTTTCCCTGCTGTAAATGCAAAGGATTCCTAATCCAAAGGAACAATTTTAGTACTTGGAGATCCAGGTGAGGGCGGTGACCCGTGTGTGTCTTCCCGGCTTTGGAGAAACATCCCGTGTTCTTCCAGGAACATCCCGTGttcctccagcacctcaaaTGTTGCCCGATGGGATCCCCCTGGAGCTGTTCTCCCCGGTGTCTCCTGCTCCCTGGCTATTCCTCTGTCacccccaaggtgtccccaaagCCCGATGGCAGCAAAGCCTCTACTCAGCCCTATCTGTGGGGCAGCAGCGACGGGGATGGACAAAGAGCCCAAGCCCagttaaaatggaaatgctggAAACTGCAGCAGTTCCTGGGGAGTGcacccagcacctcccagtgcCCCAGCAATCATCCACTCCCTGAGGAGCTGGGAATATTCCTGGTTTCAGAGGCCTGGTTTTGGGATCTGACCCATTTCCCCAAATGTTTGCTCTGGAGAACTTTTAACCTCTGTGCCTCAGCACAAACCCCTCAAGGCTAAGGATCCCAGGGCACTGCAGAACCAAGGAGAGTCATGGTCACCAGAGCATCCTATTCCCTGTCCTCCAAGCTTTTGTAAGAGCTGGGAATGCCATTCTGGTGGTGCCACCGAGCTGTGCAAGGGCAGTGGGGACAGAGAGCCTCCAGGAGCTCATCCAAGGAGAGGAGCCGCTATCTTGTGGCTACAGGATCGACAGAACCTCCTTGCTGGCAGAGATATCTgcattctgaaaagaaaatatcaacCCCCctgctggagagaaaaaaaaaaaatgcaaattccaGGAAAGAAGCCAACAGATAATGGCAGCTCAGACTCCCTGGAGCGTTTGATCCATCCCTGCAGGAGTTACCTGCCTGGATCCTTcccagcagtgggctggaaTGCAGGACATGTGTCCCCCCGTGCTGGCACATTTGTCCATGGGGGTGCAAAGGAGCTtgacatttaattaaaatttaattgaagCTGAGTAACTGAAGTTAAGAGAAGTATTTCTTCTTATGTGCAGGAACTGTTCTCTCCCCCACCTTTCTACaagtccccccccccccccccccccccctaattaattttttcagctAACTTGGCACTTGAGGAGAGGGGCCTTGCTGTGCCATGGAGCAGTTCACTGGTTTACCAAGGAGAACGTTCCCCCTGTTCGTAACACTGGAGTCCATTCCATCGTTCCATGCCCTCAGGAAAGCTTTATGGGGATTATTAAAATGGCTACAAATCCCTGAAATCACAACAGATGTTTGCACTGCACTCCAAGGATCTCTCACCATGGAACCAGCCACAAGCCACTGGAGTActccagggaggagcagcacctTAAATCCCTCAGGAGCCACTACAGCAGATCCTGAACACCACTGCACtgggaggaggagctggcagggaactGCCTAATTCTCAGGCAAAGGTAAATCCATGCTCAGATCCAGAGCTGCAATGGAACCCTGGGGAATGTCTCCAGTGAGAAACGCGGGGCAGCTGGAAATGTTCTGGATGCTCCAGGTAAGCTTAGTCAGGGAGCAGTGACAGGGAACAGGGGAGTGGGAGCCAGCAGAAGGAGGGGCTGTGGGATGCTCTCACCTCCCACTCTGCAGGAAAGTcggaaggaaaagcaggatcAAACTGGCAAGATCTTGTCCATATGGAACCATCACCCTCAGGGTGGTTATAAAGCAAAGCTTCCAGAATCAGAAATGTGTAACATCAACAGGGAAAAGAGCACAAATATTTAGCAGGAATTGTGTCCCAGTAAAAATCTCCTTGTTCTAGTCCAGTCCCTCAGCTCCAAATTCTTTTGTGaattaatttcagctttaaTGTTTATCAACACCAAAGAAGctgaatgaaattaatttctctaatAGAAATCTAAACTTAatccttaagaaaaaaaccagattcATGACCcagaaagcagcatttcagtacaagaatctgttttatttttacagtgcaGTGATTGAAACAATGTAGAAATTTAACTTGCAAAACTGAATTTATATCACAATGTCTCTCAGAAGGCAATGCAGATGTGTTGCTTTGAATCACAAAATATTCCTCTGGACACCAAAAATTACAAACTCTTAGCACTATACACTGGACTTTCTTTAGAGACTGATTCCTCATAATTTAAATCTATCTTATAAAcaatttgtctttaaaaaacatgtGGGAAAGTAAAAAGAACTCAAGTATTAAACTCAAGGCCTTGATTATTATAATTTTCCTCAGTCTGcagcagggctgtccccaggagcagtGTCCCTAGTCGGGTTCAGTCACGCACTGCTCCACGATCTCCCGCAGGTTCGGGTTCTCCATCGCCGCTGCCACCCTCTCCTTGTCATTGATCTGCTTGTTGACTGCAAAACACCCGGGAGAGGGGGGATCAGGGGCTCCCAGGGACAGCCGAGGGCgtggggatgctcaggggaAAAGGACATTACAAGGAGGATTACTGGAAATGGGGAACAAGGTAAATGAAAGCTCAGTCACAACAAAACAACCACTGGACATCAGTAATTCTTGTCACTCTTCTAGTTTAGGAAAAGCATGTAAGGTGATCCAATGACATGTCCCAAAATCAAGAGTGAAATTAATGATAAATTAGTAGCCCAGGTTCTCCAGGTTCAGTTTCTAGCTATTTAACCAAAACAACCTATTTTTGCCAGACACTGAATGCTCAAGCCCAGGGCACTGCCTGGACTCCACGGCTGCTTAAGGCAGTGCCTGACTCTGGCTGTGCAGAACATCCATGTCCTGCAAGCTTTACATCAAAAACTGACTGAGAAACATCAATTTTTGTTGTGCAGGTTTTAGGACAGCGAGATCAATGGGTGAGGCACCTCTTCATGTTAATTATTCAGCAGCACCTCCTTTTGTTCCAAACACAACGCCTGCAAGAACGGAGGGAGTTTTGTtataaaaccaaaccagcaacAAGCAGGTGGTCACAGAGTCACCACAGCTTTGGAAACACCTCGATGCTGTTTGGTTTTCAAGCTTTCACAGGGTATTAATTTCTGGGAAGGCAGGGGAGGAGAGCACCCCACAGAGCACAAAGaggctgaagcagcagcatgCACAGGCTCTACTCACTGTCCTCCTCAGTGGAATGTGTGCCCTCAGAAATGTAGATTTCCAGCTAGAGAGAGATCAGCAGTGTTAGGAGCACCACAACAGTGGAATATATTCCTTCCTGAAGGTAAAACACTGTCCCCCCCAAACATAGTGCCTGTCACCTCTGCTGCTACAGGAGGGGACTGGTGGATAGAGCTCCCTTTACACTCTtcagctgggaggagggagctctaaaaacaaaacaaccaccCAAAAATCAACAGCAGAAATCCTCAGGTAGTTAATTTATTCTTCAAATTGTTTTGGTGAAGTCTCTAAAGGTCTGTAAATCGCTGTGTTTAATTTAGGGAGGTTGCCATTCATTCATGCAGTTTAAAATAGGCTTCAAACCAGGCACTTTACCTTATGTCTAAAAGGCAAACATCTCTGAAGTTTTATTCTTAAACAAAGGCCTGTtaaaacagaacacaaaagaGATTTTCCTGTAAAATTCGAGGTTTGAGGTGCATATTCAGAGAATCCATATTTAACAATCAGTGTAACTGACAATGTCCTTTTGTATTCGGAGCAGCACAAGCCACAGAGGGACTAAATAATTCTTGGTTTGACCCTTTGGGTGCAGCTTCTCAGGTAAGTTCTGACCTGCCTTACAAGGTTGGGAGGTCTCTGCTCTCTAAACACCTCCTACAAACACCAAATAGAGACAAATTCCTGTATTCTCAGCTTTCTTTGGTATTTTTCATACAGCCTCCCAACCATCCTGTGGCTGCGTCTGTACTCAGGGGAGTGCCTGGGTTGttctttaatatttattaaaaaacccaacataaatTATTTGGGCATAAGTACAGTAATTTCCTCACTGAATTAAAAACTTGATCTCTAATCTTAAAACACACTGAGAAATCTTAGTATTGATATTTTGAGTTTCTAACATTGGCACATTTAAACAAATCATGTCAGAGCTCTCAGATGTGACATTTTCAGATGAAATCTCACCacaaatcataaaaaaaaaaataaaaaggaaaaataagccAGTGTAAATTCTCATTCAACTTAATTCCTTTCCAACTCCTGATGGATCAAGACTTTTTGGGGATTCTTGGATAGCATGTGGGGATTTCTGGGCATGTGTGAGAATGAAGAACAGCCcacaggggagggaaaggggacaAGCAGAAagttgcagggttttttttgttttttcttttttttgaactAAGAGCTGAGAAATTGTCAATTAATAACATTAATGAAGTAACTTGGAGAATACAAAGGACTTTTGTACCACTTTCCAGCAGAGTTTTGAGAGGTTCTCTTTGAAGAGATTCCCTAACACGACACAAACAGATGGATGTCCTCATTTctctggatttggggtttttttgcttggtttggttACACTGATAATTGGAGTCTCAAGATGCAGTTCCTGGTCAGACCAACAGAGCCAGGCAACACTGAATCTGAACTGGGACTGATGGTATCCAGACAACCTCCAATTAAGCTTGTGctctttgtttctcatttaaTTAAACAAATCTCACCGATGAGAGTGGCCAAGGAACAATGAGGTACTGTTGGTGTAAACCTGATGATGACCAGATATTCATCCTCCCCTATCTCCTGCACTTCCACACAGTTTTCTGTCACCACTTCCAGTTCTTCCAAAGTGTTCGGCTTCTCCGGGTCCCGGATAGTCCGGATTATATCTGAGGCACGAGACAAGTGAGCAACAATAAGGTATCTTCCCTGGATTtaataaaaggtatttttatgaGCACCCACCTTCCCGGCACTGTTGATGTTGCTCCTCTTTGGAAGCCACAACAAACGAGCCAAATAAGCCAAACAC
The window above is part of the Corvus hawaiiensis isolate bCorHaw1 chromosome 13, bCorHaw1.pri.cur, whole genome shotgun sequence genome. Proteins encoded here:
- the CIAO2A gene encoding cytosolic iron-sulfur assembly component 2A isoform X2, which encodes MSLVLALLSQALSRVWRSPASRARHAPPSRAMEHDRAIEVYDIIRTIRDPEKPNTLEELEVVTENCVEVQEIGEDEYLVIIRFTPTVPHCSLATLIGLCLRIKLQRCLPFRHKLEIYISEGTHSTEEDSVVFGTKGGAAE
- the CIAO2A gene encoding cytosolic iron-sulfur assembly component 2A isoform X1 → MSLVLALLSQALSRVWRSPASRARHAPPSRAMEHDRAIEVYDIIRTIRDPEKPNTLEELEVVTENCVEVQEIGEDEYLVIIRFTPTVPHCSLATLIGLCLRIKLQRCLPFRHKLEIYISEGTHSTEEDINKQINDKERVAAAMENPNLREIVEQCVTEPD